The Rosa chinensis cultivar Old Blush chromosome 7, RchiOBHm-V2, whole genome shotgun sequence DNA segment AGTTTTATAATTGACATCTTTGGATATATAATCTACAAGAATTGAACTTGCTCCTCTCCACCCCTTgcaaattgattttggaatggatgcactcatatatatatatatatatatatatatttcaatttaTTGAACAGAAAGTAAAGAATTCAAATTTGTCTATAGAGTATAGACTATGCTGAGTTgctgatacacacacacacagtaaATTATGCACAGCCCCAACTgcacaaatttaaaaaaataaaaaataaaatatcctACCTAACAAACTTTCATTTCAAGATTCAGCCAGCATCCAAGAAAATAATAGTAAATGTTCCGCTGTTAGGGATTACTTACTATAATTGGATCTATAAAACTGATCAATTCAGGGTTTGGtcaaatatataacaaaactgAGTTACTGTGATCATGAGCAACAGTGCTCATTGAGATTTAGTCACTAGTTAATATATTTAATCTCAGTGCATAAAGGACTAAGAAAAGGTcacaaaaggaagaaaaaagttTAGAAGGCTCTAGAGACATGAACAGTACGTAAACTAATCTATGAGACAAGAAAATACCTATAAAATACTTTAATGTACGTTTCAAAAGTGCAGTGAAATGATAGGTCATAATAACACTTTAGAGAATATGGATTTGAAAACGAGTACCTGTTGCCGACTTGTATTAGATTTCACTGACTCAGAAATGTGCCTGCAGAAGAACCAAGTTTAGACGTAAAGGATGTAATAGGGCTTTGCCAAAGTCCTAATTGATGCATTCCCTAGCTAGAAATTGCCATGGATTCTTTAAAAGGCACACCTCACTAATTCACTGTGcatcttcttcatctcaacccGAAGCTTTTCATATTCAGTTTCCATCAATGAAAGAGGGTGCTCCTGAACCCAATTGAGGATTAAtagaattaaaaagaaatgaaggACTACTAGAAAtactaaactaaactaaatgaaaagCTATGATACCAAAACCGCAATACCGACTTTAATAGATTTTACCAAATCCTAAAACCATAATATGCATATAGGATAAGAGGACACTATTCAACTGAAAATCAATCAATATATTAAGAAAAGAAATGCAAGGAGTTAATTGTTCAATTCATTTGAAGTGGCAATGCCATTGAATGAGCATATGCAAGTATTGCATATCTGGCACAGGAAATGGATACCATAAATCTGGTGCCTTTCAACCAGTATTAAAGTACTGAATGAACATTACTTTAGACCAAACTGAAGTACGTTTTACTGGAAACTAAATAGACAACACATCCCAGAAAGAGATGGTATAAAAAGTAAACAAACTAAAGGCAGAAAACTGTTACTGTAGAGAGCTATGAACTAATAATAATATAGCGAGCCAAATTCACAAACATGATGTGCTGATGGGTACCAGAGCATGATTTGCATTTGGTAAAAACTTGCTCCAGAAACTATCTGCAGTAAAATCCATTGTTATAGGGTGAACGTGCACATAGAGGCTTAATTGGAACCCTAATAGAAACAGGCATTTACAAAATCGCCATTGATTCCTATAATTTTTGGGAGGCGCCAATCGACTCCAACAGTGAGAAAGTTTTTAAActcttctgaaacaaaggaaaaaaggGATAGATCGAAGAGCCTAAAGACTGTTTTTTATACCCAATATGAGCACCTCTATGTAGTGCTTATTCTCTGTTAGGAGTACCCCTGTTCATGATTGCTGCTATAAGTGTCTGTATAAATCAGATCCTTTAAAGATATGTTTGTATAAATCAGAAATAGCAGAGTCCATGAGTGAAAAGTAACCTGTAGCCTAGATTAACATGATGATGTTATTTGAACAAGTAATGGCCCAATTTGGGATTTATGGGTAACCCACACTAATACTAAGTAAACCTATGATATGAACCATGGATCACTTGTGTGGTAAGGCTAATAGCCAAGCTAAGTTTGAACAATAATTCTGAACTCCATCCTTATAACTTCACAAAAATTCAGGATACTACAGTCCTTTTGGTCCATGAAGGAACTCATTAAGCAAAGGTTCTGAAACCACAATATGCCTCTCCAAACAAATCCAGCTGAATCCTAAACATAATAGAATGCAGAGAATTCATTCAACGAAAAGGCAATGCACTTAGCTTTTGGGTTTCATAAGGTTAACCAAAATCCGCTCGTTCGAAATCAATCAGCAGTTATGTGAAAGATAAAACATCATGATCAGCAATGATAAATGTGATTTTCTCACATCTTTACATGATAGccaccaaaaccctaaccccaCTGCATCATAGCTTAAGTGCATGatcaagtaataaaaaaaaaaaaaaaaaaaaaaaaacaggggcATGAGACTACCACACAACTATAAAATTGTGACATCATAATATATTTAATTGATAAAGTAATACTACTCAGTGATTATGACCAAACAAACCAACTGAATAAAAACAATACTATCTTTTCAAAAATGACATGGACAATTTCATCAGTACCTGTGAACTTCCAGAAGCGGAGGTTGGTTTTAACGACCTTAATCCTCGAAGCCCTTCTTCAGACTGCAAATaccggaaaaaagaaaaaaaattaagcaaCAAAATACATAGAAGAATGGCTCTGAATTGAAACCCTAGTCGGTATGAAATTAGTGTATTTGGCAAGGAAACAAGTGTTAAAGCGAGTACCAGAGCACGAGTTCCATGGAGTTTGAGCTGAGGAATCTGCTTGCTCAATAAGCCACTGCGAAACTTTGAACGAGCGCACAGGCCTGGAAGCTTAAGCACACACTTCTGCATCGCCATCGTCTCCTTCAATTCTTCTcaccgagagagagagggagagggagagagatttgTATTGAGGCTTTTGGAAAACGCTGAGAATCACGAGTTATAGTGTGCCAGAGGTTGCttaacctagttgtaatagggttggAATATTCTCATACATATCCTATCGATATTTTAGTAGGATTCTAGGTACTTGTATTCCAAGCATACGTCTATGCAACATCCTCTATATAGAGGGCATTATTAATCAGACTAGTCTTTATTGACACATGCGATGCATGTGTtaaacaatttttatttttatttttatttttacttttcagagggaaaaaaaattacatctaTATGATGTGGGCAGTTATATCTATAGATAATGAGATTGAGAAGttatatcttatataattaagccaatttttGAGacaatggttaaatttttgaagtaccatatatgccctcacattatacaaatattaataaataaattatttctatatgtgGATAAGATAGTCTATTACTAtattatatttgaaaaaattgtAATACATCCCATGAAAAAAGGAGAAGGTTCCATAAAATTAGGAGAGAAATTGCTGtaacttttttaattaaaaaaataaaataaataaaagtcaaTTGACATATGCGGAGCACATGTTAAAGGGCTAGTATATAGAATGTGGGATAAGAAGTTATCATTTCCtatttttttctgaatttttatttttattttgttatttaccATAATATCCCTTATATATTAAAGacttttttaaattaaactatAGTTTAAGGATATTTAGGTTATTTCAAACCCACTTTGACTgacaaagtgggttctcttaataatagtataaataCACAACAATTTCTCTCCGAATCATATTCTCTTTAAACATAACGAGCACTGTCTCTAgctttgagagaaaaaaaaaagagagagggagagggggagagagagagagaaaaaaaaaccaacctGCAGCTAGCCTGGCTGCCTCTTGCACGCATCAGCGCCAGCCCACCTCACACCAATGCACGCTGCCCTCGCCCAGCCTCCAGCTCGCACCGGCCCTGCACTACATCAGCATGCACAGCCCAACGCCAAAGCACGCAGCCAAGCATACCCCTGCACCTCGCTCGCTGCTCCTATTCGTTGCCTCGCTGCCCTGCCCTTGCTTGTACCCAAGCAGCAAGCACATCGCCTCTGCCCAGCAGGTAGCAACCCTACTCGCCCTGGGTACCAGCTTCGCTAGCATGCTCCAACATCCTTCCTGCCTCCCCAGATTTTATTCATTGCACAGCTACGACAGCCTGCCTCCACAAGCATCCGAGCACACACACACGCTGCCTTGCTTGACGCTGCCTGCACCTCCTCAGCCTCGCCAATAGCTTGCTAGCATcgctgaacaaaaaaaaaaaattcaagtaagTTTCTTTCATTAAAAGtccttatttttatttaaatgtgatgctttatttaattaattatatgcATCGTAAATTTTATTGATTCAAGCATGCTTTGTGAATTTTATCTATGTTTTTATAATTGCAAAagtttgagcatgttttgtgaattttattttcgctttatatatataattatgaaattttgagcctGCTATGTATATTTCATTATGATTTAAAGGCCTGCTCACCTAagagacagtttttaagggacaagtgaatctgacggctgaaaataaatgcacagttttaagttattataatttatgcttttatatttaatacatgtggttaagatgcatttgtccctcacagtcccttaggtGAGTAAATCTGTTATTGTTTATACTTTATGAAGTTGTGAGATTTTGAGTAGAACGGTAGGGATTCGTGCTACTCCGAATTTGAATTTGTCGAAGCATTGAACATTTTTGTTCTTGACCATTTATAAACATCATTATTTCGATTGGTCTAATCCAACAAATTCttgaaaatcaatttcttgGCATCGacttacgcttagaaatttattttgttttttgtggaAACTTTtgagctccgaaactaaccagtTTCTTGTTTCCCTTTTTaggatgtcaaacttgaacaagCTCGATTTTGCTCCATTAGACTCAACGGGCgttggatatcacaagtgggtttgtAATGTGCAGAATCATCTGACTGCCAAAGGGATCTTAGCATTGATCCAAGCGCCTACTCTTGATGTGATTGCGCAAAATGTCCCACAGAAAAATCCCTTCAacttgagtacatgaatgaggatagcacTAGAAACATATAGTTTGCGCTTCAAGAAGGTTTTGGGAACGTTCGCGACTCCTTTCTTCCAGATTTCGAGGTGCAATGGCACAATCTCCGTTTCTCTGATTATAAGACTGTTATGGAGTtcaattcagaagctctgcaTTAGAGCCTTGATGCACTTCTGTACGTGGAAGGACTATCAAAAAAGctcaattgattgagaagacccTCTTTAACTTCCCCGTCTTTGCACGGATGATTTCTAAGAACTATCGGACTGAAGTAAGTGCGACATGGA contains these protein-coding regions:
- the LOC112180846 gene encoding uncharacterized protein LOC112180846 isoform X1, giving the protein MAMQKCVLKLPGLCARSKFRSGLLSKQIPQLKLHGTRALSEEGLRGLRSLKPTSASGSSQEHPLSLMETEYEKLRVEMKKMHSELVRHISESVKSNTSRQQEHKFSKMEFESDKVQKNFQNMISDEIGEKFNKISQELAALGAEIKVIHNQTQLCSVASACVIGAAVGTTLGNL
- the LOC112180846 gene encoding uncharacterized protein LOC112180846 isoform X2, whose amino-acid sequence is MAMQKCVLKLPGLCARSKFRSGLLSKQIPQLKLHGTRALSEEGLRGLRSLKPTSASGSSQEHPLSLMETEYEKLRVEMKKMHSELVRHISESVKSNTSRQQEHKFSKMEFESDKVQKNFQNMISDEIGEKFNKISQELAALGAEIKVIHNQTQLCSVASACVIGAAVGTTLG